One Pseudomonas entomophila genomic window carries:
- a CDS encoding putative quinol monooxygenase, which yields MSEPYAFILKAKTRPEKAEAFEQLFRAYVEPSRLEPGCIEYHMLRDKEDPSLFVFFEVWASKADLDVHSALPHMVAFGEKRMEYLERDFDIQLIDMLSASSASR from the coding sequence ATGAGCGAGCCATACGCCTTCATCCTCAAAGCCAAGACCCGTCCGGAAAAAGCCGAAGCCTTCGAGCAGTTGTTCCGCGCCTACGTCGAGCCCAGCCGCCTGGAGCCGGGCTGCATCGAGTACCACATGCTGCGCGACAAGGAAGACCCGAGCCTGTTCGTGTTCTTCGAGGTCTGGGCCAGCAAGGCCGACCTCGACGTGCACTCGGCGCTGCCGCACATGGTCGCGTTCGGCGAGAAACGCATGGAGTACCTGGAGCGCGACTTCGATATCCAGCTGATCGACATGCTCAGCGCCTCGTCGGCCAGCCGCTGA
- a CDS encoding NAD(P)H-dependent oxidoreductase, which translates to MKKILLLNGGKQFAHSDGRLNQTLHDAALAHLDRAGFDVKQTFIDGGYDVQEEVEKFLWADVVIYQMPGWWMGAPWTVKKYVDEVFTAGHGSLYANDGRTRSDASQKYGSGGLVQGKQYMLSLTWNAPQQAFDDPTDFFEGKGVDAVYFPFHKANQFLGMSGLPTFLAVDVMKRPDVPAALAAYEQHLDEVFGKA; encoded by the coding sequence ATGAAAAAGATTCTCCTGCTCAACGGCGGCAAACAGTTCGCCCACTCCGACGGTCGCCTGAACCAGACCTTGCACGATGCCGCCCTGGCTCACCTGGACCGTGCCGGCTTCGATGTGAAACAGACCTTCATCGACGGCGGCTATGACGTCCAGGAAGAAGTCGAGAAATTCCTCTGGGCCGATGTGGTGATCTACCAGATGCCGGGCTGGTGGATGGGCGCGCCATGGACCGTGAAGAAGTATGTCGACGAGGTGTTCACCGCCGGGCATGGCAGCCTGTACGCCAACGATGGCCGGACCCGTTCCGATGCCTCGCAGAAGTACGGCAGCGGCGGTTTGGTGCAGGGCAAACAGTACATGTTGTCGCTGACCTGGAACGCGCCGCAGCAGGCGTTCGACGACCCGACCGACTTCTTCGAAGGCAAGGGCGTGGATGCGGTGTATTTCCCATTCCACAAGGCCAACCAGTTCCTCGGTATGAGCGGGTTGCCGACCTTCCTGGCGGTGGATGTGATGAAGCGCCCGGATGTGCCGGCGGCGCTGGCGGCGTATGAGCAGCATCTGGACGAGGTGTTCGGCAAGGCTTGA
- a CDS encoding LysR family transcriptional regulator produces the protein MKTRSEELQVFVAVIDCGSISAAAEQIGQTPSAVSRTLSRLEDKLGTTLVNRTTRRMDLTEEGRFFLERARLILEQIDDMEERLSMHRQTPSGRLRINAAAPFMLHAILPWIGEFRQQYPDIELELNTDDLIIDLLEQSTDVAIRIGELADSSLHARSLGCSPVQVLASPEYLARNGTPQTVDDLDGHCLLGFSTLDSLNQWPLRHALGDRWAIRPQLLASSGETLRQLALAGEGIVSLSHFMTHEDIRSGRLQVLLAEHNNGYRQPIHAVYYRNTQLALRIQCFLDFIQKKLAVYAC, from the coding sequence GTGAAAACTCGCTCTGAAGAACTCCAGGTCTTTGTCGCCGTCATCGACTGCGGCTCGATCTCGGCCGCCGCTGAACAGATTGGCCAGACGCCATCGGCCGTCAGCCGCACCCTGTCGCGCCTGGAAGACAAGCTCGGCACCACGCTGGTCAACCGCACCACCCGGCGCATGGACCTGACCGAAGAAGGGCGGTTCTTCCTCGAACGCGCACGGCTTATTCTCGAGCAGATCGACGACATGGAAGAGCGCCTGTCGATGCACCGGCAGACACCGTCCGGGCGCCTGCGCATCAACGCCGCGGCGCCGTTCATGCTGCACGCGATCCTGCCGTGGATCGGCGAGTTTCGTCAGCAGTATCCCGATATCGAGCTGGAGCTGAACACCGACGACCTGATCATCGACCTGTTGGAGCAAAGCACCGACGTGGCCATCCGCATCGGCGAGCTGGCCGACTCCAGCCTGCATGCCCGCTCGCTGGGCTGCAGCCCGGTGCAGGTGCTTGCCAGCCCCGAGTACCTGGCGCGAAACGGGACACCGCAGACGGTCGATGACCTCGACGGCCATTGCCTGCTGGGCTTCAGCACCCTCGACTCGCTCAACCAGTGGCCGCTGCGCCATGCCCTGGGCGACCGCTGGGCGATCCGTCCGCAGTTGCTCGCTTCCAGTGGCGAGACCCTGCGCCAACTGGCCCTGGCTGGCGAAGGCATCGTCAGCCTGTCGCACTTCATGACCCACGAGGACATTCGCTCGGGCCGCCTGCAGGTGCTGCTCGCCGAGCACAACAATGGGTATCGCCAGCCGATCCACGCGGTGTACTACCGCAACACCCAGCTGGCCCTGCGTATCCAGTGTTTCCTCGACTTCATCCAGAAAAAGCTGGCGGTCTACGCCTGCTAG
- the ggt gene encoding gamma-glutamyltransferase, with translation MRIVLSQSLALGAAILSCSSAFAVTLEGGAVAAPDQYGAQVAADILKKGGNAVDAAVATAFTLAVTYPEAGNIGGGGFMTLFVDGKPYFLDYREVAPKAATKTMYLDDKGEVIENLSLVGARAAGVPGTVMGLWEAHQKFGKLKWSELLTPAIGYAQNGFKIAQKQYQYRDDAQGMFKTATNFNDYFGNMKVGELFKQPELAKTLERIADQGVSEFYQGKTADLLVAQMQADKGLITKEDLKDYKAVWRNPIAIDWRGNVVYTAPPPSSGGVALAQLLGIKEDRAADFKGVEHNSAQYIHLLAEIEKRVFADRADYLGDPAFTKVPVDQLTAKDYLAKRAAQVNPKAISDTDKVKPGLEPHQTTHFSIVDKQGNAVSNTYTLNLDYGSGVVVKGAGFLLNDEMDDFSAKPGAANAFGVVGGDANAIAPGKRMLSSMSPSLVTRDGKVVLVLGTPGGSRIFTSIFQVMNNLYDYQMPLEKAVAAQRVHHQLLPKDTIYFDSYAPLTGQVADDLKKMGYVLEDQGWEMGDIQAIRVTGEKLETASDPRGRGVGMIVK, from the coding sequence ATGCGTATCGTCCTGTCCCAGTCGCTGGCCCTCGGGGCCGCGATCCTGAGCTGTTCTTCCGCCTTTGCCGTGACGTTGGAAGGTGGTGCTGTGGCCGCGCCCGATCAATATGGCGCACAGGTGGCCGCCGATATCCTCAAGAAGGGGGGCAACGCGGTGGACGCCGCGGTCGCCACCGCCTTCACCCTCGCTGTCACCTACCCCGAGGCCGGCAACATTGGCGGCGGTGGCTTCATGACCTTGTTCGTCGACGGCAAGCCGTATTTCCTCGACTACCGCGAAGTGGCGCCCAAGGCCGCCACCAAGACCATGTACCTGGATGACAAGGGCGAGGTGATCGAGAACCTGAGCCTGGTCGGCGCCCGCGCCGCCGGTGTGCCGGGCACGGTGATGGGCCTGTGGGAGGCGCACCAGAAGTTCGGCAAGCTCAAGTGGAGCGAGCTGCTGACCCCGGCCATCGGCTATGCGCAGAACGGTTTCAAGATCGCCCAGAAGCAGTACCAGTACCGCGACGACGCCCAGGGCATGTTCAAGACCGCCACCAATTTCAACGACTACTTCGGCAACATGAAGGTCGGTGAACTGTTCAAGCAACCGGAGCTGGCCAAGACCCTGGAGCGCATCGCCGACCAGGGTGTGAGCGAGTTCTACCAGGGCAAGACCGCCGACCTGCTGGTGGCGCAGATGCAGGCCGACAAGGGCCTGATCACCAAGGAAGACCTGAAGGACTACAAGGCGGTGTGGCGCAACCCGATCGCCATCGACTGGCGCGGCAACGTGGTCTACACCGCGCCGCCACCCAGCTCCGGTGGCGTGGCGCTGGCGCAACTGCTGGGCATCAAGGAAGACCGCGCGGCGGACTTCAAGGGCGTCGAGCATAACTCCGCCCAGTACATCCATCTGCTGGCCGAGATCGAGAAGCGGGTGTTCGCCGACCGTGCCGACTATCTGGGTGACCCGGCGTTCACCAAAGTGCCGGTCGACCAGTTGACCGCCAAGGACTACCTGGCCAAGCGTGCGGCACAGGTCAACCCGAAGGCCATCTCCGATACCGACAAGGTCAAGCCGGGGCTGGAGCCGCACCAGACCACGCACTTCTCCATCGTCGACAAGCAGGGTAACGCGGTGAGCAACACCTACACCCTCAACCTCGACTACGGCAGTGGCGTGGTGGTGAAGGGCGCGGGTTTCCTGCTCAACGACGAGATGGATGACTTCAGCGCCAAACCCGGCGCGGCCAATGCGTTCGGCGTGGTGGGCGGCGACGCCAACGCCATCGCTCCGGGCAAGCGCATGCTGTCGTCGATGAGCCCGAGCCTGGTGACCCGTGACGGCAAGGTGGTGCTGGTGCTGGGCACGCCGGGTGGTTCGCGGATCTTCACCTCGATCTTCCAGGTGATGAACAACCTGTACGACTACCAGATGCCGCTGGAGAAGGCGGTGGCGGCGCAGCGGGTGCATCACCAGTTGCTGCCCAAGGACACGATCTACTTCGACAGCTATGCGCCGCTGACCGGGCAGGTGGCCGACGACTTGAAGAAGATGGGCTATGTGCTGGAAGACCAGGGCTGGGAGATGGGCGATATCCAGGCGATCCGGGTGACCGGGGAGAAGCTGGAAACCGCGTCCGACCCGCGTGGGCGTGGGGTGGGGATGATCGTCAAGTAA
- a CDS encoding methyl-accepting chemotaxis protein → MGTTLRDLITGIRDGVTQIASAAEELSAVTEQTSAGANSQKVETDQVATAMHEMAATVQEVARNAEQASHAATNADDEARTGDKVVSEAISQIERLAREVHRSTEAMTLLQQESQKIGSVMDVIKSVAEQTNLLALNAAIEAARAGEAGRGFAVVADEVRGLAQRTQQSTEEIEGLIASLQNGTQQVAEVMNGSRSLTDSSVELARKAGGSLENITRTVSNIQSMNQQIAAAAEQQSAVAEEISRSILNVRDVSEQTAAASDETAASSVELARLGGHLQTLVSQFRV, encoded by the coding sequence ATGGGCACCACCTTGCGTGACCTGATCACCGGCATCCGCGACGGCGTCACCCAGATCGCCAGCGCCGCCGAAGAACTGTCGGCGGTGACCGAACAGACCAGCGCCGGCGCCAACAGCCAGAAAGTCGAAACCGACCAGGTGGCCACCGCCATGCACGAGATGGCCGCCACCGTGCAGGAAGTCGCGCGCAACGCCGAGCAGGCCTCCCACGCCGCCACCAACGCCGACGACGAAGCCCGCACCGGCGACAAGGTGGTCAGCGAGGCGATCAGCCAGATCGAACGCCTGGCCCGTGAAGTGCACCGTTCCACCGAAGCCATGACCCTGCTGCAGCAGGAAAGCCAGAAGATCGGCAGCGTGATGGACGTGATCAAGTCGGTGGCCGAGCAGACCAACCTGCTGGCGCTCAACGCCGCCATCGAAGCGGCCCGTGCCGGTGAAGCCGGCCGTGGCTTCGCCGTGGTCGCCGACGAAGTGCGGGGCCTGGCCCAGCGCACCCAGCAGTCCACCGAAGAGATCGAAGGTTTGATCGCCAGCCTGCAGAACGGCACCCAGCAGGTCGCCGAAGTCATGAACGGCAGCCGCAGCCTGACCGACAGCAGCGTCGAGCTGGCACGCAAGGCCGGTGGTTCGCTGGAGAACATCACCCGCACGGTGTCGAACATCCAGTCGATGAACCAGCAGATCGCCGCCGCCGCCGAGCAGCAGAGCGCCGTGGCCGAGGAGATCAGCCGCAGCATCCTGAACGTGCGCGATGTGTCCGAGCAGACCGCCGCGGCCAGCGACGAGACCGCCGCCTCCAGCGTCGAGCTGGCGCGCCTGGGTGGTCACCTGCAGACGTTGGTCAGCCAGTTCCGCGTCTGA
- a CDS encoding DEAD/DEAH box helicase → MNFAKLGLIEPLLRTLQTLDYTTPTPVQAQAIPAVLAGRDLMAAAQTGTGKTAGFALPVLQRLALEGEKVAANSVRALVLVPTRELAEQVHANVREYAENLPLSTYAVYGGVSINPQMMRLRRGVDLLVATPGRLLDLFRQNAIKFGQVQTLVLDEADRMLDLGFAEELQVVYAALPRKRQTLLFSATFSDQIRMLAGLALNDPLSIEVSPRNAAANTVKQWLVPVDKKRKADLFCHLLRKQRWKQVLVFAKTRNGVDQLVERLLAEGVNADGIHGDRPQATRQRALDSFKAREVQVLVATDVAARGLDIDDLPLVVNLDLPIVAEDYVHRIGRTGRAGNKGEAISLVCADEVQLLASIETLIRQVLPRHEEPDFIPDHRVPVTDASGQVLKKPKKPKKPKENSAKRGLGRWMDSAESGASAPSVKAVRKVPSFGGKPRKPKP, encoded by the coding sequence ATGAATTTCGCCAAACTCGGCCTGATCGAACCGCTGCTGCGCACCCTGCAGACGCTGGACTACACCACTCCGACCCCGGTCCAGGCCCAGGCCATTCCTGCCGTGCTCGCCGGCCGCGACCTGATGGCCGCGGCCCAGACCGGCACTGGCAAGACCGCGGGCTTCGCCCTGCCGGTGTTGCAGCGCCTGGCCCTGGAGGGCGAGAAGGTCGCCGCCAACTCGGTGCGCGCGCTGGTGCTGGTGCCGACCCGGGAGCTGGCCGAGCAGGTCCACGCCAACGTACGCGAGTACGCCGAGAACCTGCCGCTGTCCACCTATGCGGTGTATGGCGGGGTCAGCATCAACCCGCAGATGATGCGCCTGCGCCGTGGCGTAGACCTGCTGGTGGCCACTCCGGGGCGCCTGCTCGACCTGTTCCGCCAGAACGCCATCAAGTTCGGCCAGGTGCAGACCCTGGTGCTCGACGAAGCCGACCGCATGCTCGACCTGGGCTTCGCCGAAGAGCTGCAGGTGGTGTACGCGGCGCTGCCGCGCAAGCGCCAGACGCTGCTGTTCTCCGCCACGTTCTCCGACCAGATCCGCATGCTCGCGGGCCTGGCGCTCAACGATCCGCTGAGCATCGAGGTCAGCCCGCGCAACGCTGCCGCCAACACGGTCAAGCAGTGGCTGGTGCCGGTGGACAAGAAGCGCAAGGCCGACCTGTTCTGCCACCTGCTGCGCAAGCAGCGCTGGAAGCAGGTGCTGGTGTTCGCCAAGACCCGCAACGGTGTGGACCAACTGGTCGAGCGGCTGCTCGCCGAAGGCGTCAACGCCGACGGCATCCACGGTGACCGCCCCCAGGCGACCCGCCAGCGTGCGCTGGACAGCTTCAAGGCCCGCGAGGTCCAGGTGCTGGTGGCCACCGATGTTGCCGCCCGTGGCCTGGACATCGACGACCTGCCGCTGGTGGTCAACCTCGACCTGCCGATCGTCGCCGAGGACTATGTGCACCGCATCGGCCGCACCGGGCGCGCGGGCAACAAGGGCGAGGCGATTTCGCTGGTGTGCGCTGACGAAGTGCAATTGCTGGCGTCGATCGAGACGCTGATCCGCCAGGTCCTGCCGCGCCACGAAGAGCCGGACTTCATCCCCGATCACCGGGTGCCGGTGACCGATGCCAGTGGCCAGGTGCTGAAAAAGCCGAAGAAGCCCAAGAAACCGAAGGAGAACAGCGCCAAGCGTGGCCTGGGGCGCTGGATGGACAGCGCCGAGTCGGGCGCGTCGGCGCCGTCGGTCAAGGCGGTGCGCAAGGTCCCGAGCTTCGGTGGCAAACCGCGCAAGCCCAAGCCGTGA